A stretch of Lactuca sativa cultivar Salinas chromosome 6, Lsat_Salinas_v11, whole genome shotgun sequence DNA encodes these proteins:
- the LOC111895916 gene encoding 26S proteasome non-ATPase regulatory subunit 1 homolog A, with protein MAATMVSSAGGLLAMLNEPHPSLKLHALSNLNAFVDYFWPEISTSVPIIESLYEDEEFDQRQLAALLVSKVFYYLGELNDSLSYALGAGSLFDVSEDSDYVHTLLAKAIDEYATLRTKAAESKEDASDVDPRLEAIVERMLDKCITDGKYQQAIGMAIECRRLDKLKEAITNSDNVHATLAYCMNVSHAFVNRREYRREVLLLLVKVYQDLASPDYLNICQCLMFLDQPEGVANILEKLLRSENKDDAMMAFQIAFDLIENEHQAFLLSVRDRLSSPKLKPEQPVVTETDAAQGEDTQMADETTQAPPTPSVPETDPSEVTYAERLTKMKGILSGETSIQLTLQFLYSHNKSDLLILKTIKQSIEMRNSVCHSATIYANALMHAGTTVDTFLRENLDWLSRATNWAKFSATAGLGVIHGGHLQQGRSLMAPYLPQSGAGGGGGGGGSPYSEGGALYALGLIHANHGEGIKQFLRDSLRSTNVEVVQHGACLGLGLAALGTADEDIYDEIKSVLYTDSAVAGEAAGISMGLLMVGTASEKAAEMLVYAHETQHEKIIRGLALGIALTVYGREEEADTLIEQMTRDQDPILRYGGMYALALAYSGTANNKAIRQLLHFAVSDVSDDVRRTAVLALGFVLYSEPEQTPRIVSLLSESYNPHVRYGAAMAVGISCAGTGLSEAISLLEPLTSDVVDFVRQGALIAMAMVMIQISEASDSRVGAFRRQLEKIILDKHEDTMSKMGAILASGILDAGGRNVTIKLLSKTKHDKITAVVGLAVFSQFWYWYPLIYFISLAFSPTALIGLNYDLKVPRFDFLSHAKPSLFEYPRPTTVPTATSAVKLPTAVLSTSARAKARASKKEAEKANADKLSAADSSGSASGKGKASAEKDADSMQVDGAGGEKEKEKKAEPEASFEILTNPARVVPAQEKFIKFLEDSRYAPVKAAASGFVLLKDLRPTEPEVLALTDAPTSTASTAAGAPATTQPGAAMVVDDEPQPPQPFEYST; from the exons ATGGCGGCGACTATGGTGAGCTCCGCAGGCGGTCTTTTGGCGATGCTTAACGAGCCGCATCCGTCTCTCAAGCTTCATGCTCTCTCAAATCTTAACGCCTTTGTTGACTACTTCTGGCCTGAGATCTCAACTAGCGTTCCAATCAT AGAGAGTTTATATGAAGACGAAGAGTTCGATCAAAGACAATTGGCTGCTTTACTTGTTTCAAAG GTTTTCTATTACTTGGGAGAGCTTAATGACTCACTATCATATGCCCTTGGAGCTGGCAGTTTATTTGATGTTTCGGAGGACTCAGATTATGTTCATACTCTTCTTG CCAAAGCTATTGATGAGTATGCAACTTTGAGGACAAAAGCAGCAGAATCAAAGGAAGATGCTTCAGATGTAGACCCCAGGCTTGAAGCAATAGTTGAAAGAATGCTTGATAA GTGTATCACTGATGGAAAAtatcaacaagcaattggaatgGCAATTGAATGCCGAAGGTTGGATAAACTTAAGGAAGCAATCACAAACAGTGATAATGTTCATGCCACTTTGGCATATTGCATGAATGTATCCCATGCATTTGTCAATCGCAGAGAATATAGGCGTGAG GTGCTTCTTCTTCTTGTGAAAGTATATCAAGATCTTGCATCCCCAGATTACTTAAACATTTGCCAGTGCCTTATGTTTCTTGATCAACCGGAAGGCGTTGCAAACATACTAGAAAAGCTTCTAAGATCTGAAAACAAGGATGATGCAATGATGGCTTTTCAAATTGCTTTTGATCTCATTGAAAACGAACACCAAGCTTTTCTTTTGAGTGTAAGGGATCGCCTCTCAAGTCCCAAACTAAAACCTGAACAGCCTGTAGTCACTGAGACAGATGCTGCTCAAGGAGAGGACACTCAAATGGCTGATGAAACCACCCAAGCTCCTCCTACCCCTAGTGTACCTGAAACAGATCCATCTGAAGTAACATATGCTGAAAGGTTGACCAAAATGAAAGGAATCTTGTCTGGTGAAACTTCCATTCAGTTGACTCTACAGTTTTTATACAGTCATAACAA GTCGGATCTTCTTATTCTCAAGACAATAAAGCAATCGATTGAGATGAGAAACAGTGTTTGCCACAGTGCAACTATATATGCTAATGCACTTATGCATGCAGGAACAACCGTGGATACTTTCCTAAGGGAGAATCTG GATTGGTTAAGCAGGGCGACAAATTGGGCTAAGTTCAGTGCGACAGCTGGACTAGGTGTTATCCATGGAGGCCACTTACAACAAGGAAGATCACTAATGGCACCTTACCTTCCACAAAGTGgggcgggtggtggtggtggtggaggtggtagtCCCTATTCAGAAGGAGGTGCACTTTATGCTCTTGGTTTAATCCATGCAAACCATGGAGAAGGCATCAAACAGTTCCTTCGTGACAGCCTTAGGAGTACTAATGTTGAAGTTGTCCAGCATGGCGCTTGTTTAGGCCTAGGGTTAGCAGCTCTAGGGACAGCAGATGAAGACATTTATGATGAAATAAAAAGCGTCCTCTACACAGACAGTGCTGTTGCAGGTGAAGCTGCAGGTATCAGCATGGGGTTGTTGATGGTGGGGACCGCTAGTGAGAAGGCAGCTGAGATGCTTGTGTATGCTCATGAGACACAGCATGAAAAGATCATAAG GGGTTTGGCTTTGGGGATTGCGCTTACTGTTTATGGAAGGGAGGAGGAAGCGGATACTTTGATTGAACAGATGACCCGCGATCAGGATCCGATATTGAGGTATGGAGGGATGTATGCCTTGGCATTGGCGTATAGTGGGACAGCAAATAATAAGGCTATTAGACAGTTGTTGCACTTTGCTGTATCGGATGTTAGTGATGATGTTAGAAGGACTGCTGTTTTAGCTCTTGGCTTTGTTTTGTACTCTGAACCTGAACAG ACTCCACGTATTGTCTCCCTGCTGTCGGAATCCTACAACCCACATGTCCGCTACGGGGCAGCCATGGCTGTTGGCATTTCCTGTGCTGGCACTGGTCTAAGTGAGGCCATATCTCTGCTAGAACCTCTCACATCAGATGTAGTTGACTTTGTGCGTCAAGGTGCTCTCATTGCAATGGCAATGGTAATGATCCAAATCAGTGAAGCCAGTGACTCCCGTGTAGGGGCATTCAG ACGCCAACTGGAAAAGATCATTCTGGACAAACACGAAGACACAATGAGCAAAATGGGTGCTATTTTGGCCTCCGGAATCCTGGATGCCGGAGGTAGAAACGTGACAATCAAGTTACTTTCCAAGACAAAACACGACAAAATCACTGCAGTTGTTGGGCTTGCTGTTTTCAGCCAGTTTTGGTACTGGTACCCTTTGATTTACTTCATTAGCTTAGCCTTCTCCCCTACTGCTTTAATTGGGCTCAACTATGACTTGAAAGTCCCACGATTTGATTTCTTGTCACATGCCAAACCCTCCTTGTTTGAGTACCCCCGCCCCACAACTGTACCTACTGCCACGTCAGCGGTCAAACTCCCCACCGCTGTTTTGTCCACCTCAGCAAGAGCCAAGGCTAGAGCTAGCAAGAAGGAGGCCGAAAAAGCTAATGCTGACAAGTTATCAGCTGCTGACTCATCTGGTTCTGCTTCGGGGAAAGGAAAAGCTTCCGCTGAAAAGGATGCTGATTCAATGCAG GTGGATGGTGCTGGTGGGGAGAAGGAGAAAGAGAAGAAGGCTGAACCAGAAGCAAGTTTTGAGATCCTAACAAACCCAGCAAGAGTAGTCCCTGCTCAAGAGAAGTTTATTAAGTTCCTAGAAGACAGTAGATATGCTCCAGTGAAAGCAGCTGCATCTGGTTTTGTACTTTTGAAGGACCTTCGACCAACTGAACCGGAGGTCTTGGCTCTAACCGATGCACCGACATCGACCGCATCAACCGCTGCGGGTGCACCGGCAACCACACAACCGGGCGCAGCCATGGTTGTGGATGATGAACCGCAACCACCACAACCCTTTGAATACAGCACGTGA